The proteins below come from a single Cololabis saira isolate AMF1-May2022 chromosome 2, fColSai1.1, whole genome shotgun sequence genomic window:
- the LOC133456984 gene encoding zinc finger protein OZF-like, with protein MSSVESLREFISERLTAAAEEIFSEFERTIVRYEEEIERQRRLLDITGKPGAPGAPRDAAGTGKPGAGLPQRHGCAEQEEGILGDLQLSNYKDSIFDQEGPEPPHIKEEEEEELCTSVKEEPVAPKQEAEAFMVTPLYGKSDLSEQEPKSEQLVSVDGIQDQEGSRHECSDSHGNTGLNEKKRRSRIRSHGTCGTSGTDSDKSIGKCETCGLSFKFKSQMKKHQKSHLGEKPYACNFCGKRFYKTSSMKYHERNHTGEKPYLCITCGKRFSHPSAFKRHKAIHTGEKPFSCETCGKTFSQKSHMMVHTRIHSVQKEYLCHSCGETFSALPALKKHLLTHSGEKPYSCEVCGKFFTRRFHLVSHMRTHTVEKPFSCKICGKGFTQHVRWIVHTSSHAAEKPHACSTCGKRFFKTSSMKYHERNHTGEKPFLCNTCGKRFSHPSTFKRHKAVHTGEKPFSCETCGRSFSQKGHMVAHTRIHTGEKPFCCETCGKTFTKRKFLIGHMMSHTEEESKSNLFWER; from the exons ATGTCTTCAGTCGAGTCTCTGAGAGAGTTCATCAGCGAGCGGTtaactgctgctgctgaagaAATATTCTCGGAGTTTGAGAGAACCATCGTCCGGTACGAAGAGGAGATCGAGCGTCAGCGCAGACTGCTGGACATCACCGGGAAACCTGGAGCCCCTGGAGCCCCCAGAGATGCAGCAGGTACCGGGAAACCTGGAGCAG GTCTCCCTCAACGGCATGGATGtgcagagcaggaggaagggatTCTTGGAGACTTGCAGCTCTCTAACTACAAAGACTCAATTTTTGACCAGGAGGGACCAGAACCTCCACACAtcaaagaggaagaagaagaggaactCTGCACCAGTGTGAAGGAAGAGCCCGTCGCGCCCAAGCAGGAGGCCGAAGCCTTCATGGTCACTCCTCTGTACGGGAAAAGTGACCTCAGTGAACAAGAACCAAAGAGTGAGCAGTTGGTCTCTGTAGATGGGATCCAGGATCAGGAAGGAAGCAGACATGAATGCTCAGATTCACATGGAAACACAGGgctgaatgaaaagaaaagacggAGCCGCATCAGAAGTCATGGTACGTGTGGGACCAGTGGGACTGACAGCGATAAAAGCATTGGGAAATGTGAGACTTGTGGACTGTCTTTCAAATTCAAGTCCCAAATGAAGAAACATCAGAAAAGCCACCTAGGTGAGAAGCCATACGCTTGCAACTTCTGTGGGAAAAGATTCTACAAGACATCGTCGATGAAATATCACGAAAGGaaccacactggagaaaagccgtacctgtgcatCACCTGCGGTAAAAGATTTTCTCACCCATCAGCGTTTAAAAGACACAAGGCCATTCACACGGGAGAGAAGCCATTTTCTTGTGAAACTTGTGGAAAAACTTTCAGTCAGAAGAGTCACATGATGGTCCACACAAGAATTCACAGCGTACAGAAGGAGTACCTCTGCCACTCATGCGGGGAGACGTTCTCTGCACTACCAGCACTGAAGAAACACCTGCTAACCCACTCGGGGGAGAAGCCCTATTCATGCGAAGTGTGTGGGAAATTTTTCACCAGACGGTTTCATCTGGTGAGCCACATGAGGACTCACACCGTTGAAAAGCCATTTTCATGCAAAATATGCGGAAAAGGTTTTACTCAACACGTTAGGTGGATTGTACACACGTCGAGTCACGCGGCCGAAAAACCGCACGCGTGCAGCACTTGTGGGAAGCGATTTTTCAAGACTTCCTCCATGAAATACCACGAAAGAaaccacactggagaaaagccattCCTTTGCAACACATGTGGGAAAAGGTTCTCACATCCGTCTACGTTTAAGAGACACAAGGCCGTCCACACAGGCGAGAAGCCGTTTTCTTGTGAGACTTGTGGAAGAAGTTTCAGCCAGAAAGGTCACATGGTCGCCCACACGAGAATTCACACAGGCGAGAAGCCTTTTTGTTGTGAAACATGTGGCAAAACTTTCACCAAAAGAAAGTTTTTGATTGGCCACATGATGTCTCATACAGAGGAGGAGTCAAAGTCAAACCTTTTTTGGGAAAGATGA